Proteins encoded within one genomic window of Calonectris borealis chromosome 1, bCalBor7.hap1.2, whole genome shotgun sequence:
- the SPIC gene encoding LOW QUALITY PROTEIN: transcription factor Spi-C (The sequence of the model RefSeq protein was modified relative to this genomic sequence to represent the inferred CDS: substituted 1 base at 1 genomic stop codon), producing MLKEPAWSFLAPDXKMFLQSFPDQDVLGQAFEDALEVLQQHSDREMQYSPGYKNCLTVINHHHHFRASPSYSAAPSTEDPGYSWRNVINSAADFYADETVYHTLQNTPESQVMHAAAGQPKAGKGRKKLRLFEYLHESLYDPAMANCIQWVDKANGVFQFVSKNKEKLAELWGERKGNRKIMTYQKMARALRNYGRTGEIIKIRRKLTYQFSAVVLQRLAPSYFLGKETVYHPYIQSSQEYQCADDWISYNNYMYNNGYALQHANS from the exons ATGTTGAAAGAACCAGCCTGGTCATTTCTGGCTCCTGACTGAAAAATGTTCTTGCAGAGTTTTCCTGACCAAGACGTACTGGGCCAGGCTTTCGAAGATGCGCTAGAAGTACTGCAGCAGCACTCTGACAGAGAAATGCAGTATTCACCAG GTTACAAAAATTGCCTGACTGTGATCAACCATCACCACCACTTTCGAGCAAGTCCCAGCTACTCTGCAGCACCATCTACAGAGGACCCAGGGTATAGCTGGAGAAATGTGATT AACAGTGCAGCGGATTTTTATGCAGATGAGACTGTCTACCATACGCTGCAGAATACTCCAGAAAGCCAAGTGAtgcatgctgctgctggccaGCCAAAAGCAGGGAAAG GTAGAAAAAAACTTCGACTGTTTGAGTACCTCCATGAGTCTCTGTATGATCCAGCTATGGCAAACTGCATCCAGTGGGTGGATAAGGCCAATGGTGTCTTCCAGTTTGTCTCCAAAAACAAGGAGAAACTTGCAGAgctgtggggagaaagaaagggaaatcgCAAGATCATGACATATCAGAAAATGGCCAGAGCACTGAGGAATTATGGAAGAACAGGTGAAATCATCAAAATTCGAAGGAAGCTGACATACCAGTTCAGTGCTGTTGTTTTACAGAGACTTGCTCCATCTTACTTCTTGGGAAAAGAAACAGTTTATCATCCGTACATTCAGTCGAGTCAAGAATATCAGTGTGCAGATGACTGGATCAGTTACAATAATTACATGTATAACAACGGTTATGCATTACAGCATGCTAACAGCTAG